In Luteitalea sp. TBR-22, one genomic interval encodes:
- the hemG gene encoding protoporphyrinogen oxidase, producing MSTTLVPGRPARVAIVGGGIAGLAVAHALRQQGAGARGVEVVVLERGQRPGGNIRTDVIDGFTCEWGPNGFLDNAPATLALVDDLGLRPRLQPSDDRARRRFIWRNGRLHPLPGGPIDFLASSLLSWPGKLRIAMEPFASRRPDGDESIHAFASRRIGREAADVLIDSMVSGVFGGDARALSLRACFPKMWQLETDHGGLFRALLARRRQHPRRNGEAIGSPLGRLTSFVGGSEDLVRGLATRLGDVVRTGVDVQAVSRNPQGYTIAIEGDAPLHADAVVLASGSATTARMVRGLDAGLADTLAAIPSATMVVACVGFREDQLPAPLDGFGYLVPRSEGIRTLGVLWDSSVYPGRAPQGHVLMRAMLGGATDPGAIDLDDQALLDVVRGDLRRIMRIEVAPTFVKVFRHALGIPQYTVGHLARLDAAEARLAALPGLLLAGNAYRGVAINACIADAADVASRALAVCSAVPAPLATV from the coding sequence GTGAGCACCACGCTCGTCCCCGGGCGCCCGGCCCGCGTCGCGATCGTCGGCGGCGGCATCGCCGGGCTGGCGGTGGCACACGCGCTGCGGCAACAGGGGGCCGGCGCGCGGGGCGTCGAGGTGGTCGTGCTCGAGCGCGGCCAGCGACCCGGCGGCAACATCAGGACCGACGTGATCGACGGCTTCACCTGCGAGTGGGGGCCGAACGGCTTCCTGGACAACGCGCCAGCCACGCTCGCTCTCGTCGACGATCTCGGCCTGCGGCCACGGCTGCAGCCGAGCGACGACCGGGCGCGTCGTCGCTTCATCTGGCGCAACGGCCGCCTGCACCCGCTGCCCGGCGGTCCGATCGACTTCCTCGCCAGCAGCCTGCTGTCGTGGCCCGGCAAGCTCCGCATCGCGATGGAACCCTTCGCGAGCCGTCGTCCCGACGGCGACGAGTCGATCCACGCCTTCGCGTCGCGTCGCATCGGGCGCGAGGCCGCCGACGTGCTGATCGACTCCATGGTGTCGGGCGTGTTCGGGGGCGACGCGCGCGCCCTGTCGCTGCGCGCCTGCTTCCCGAAGATGTGGCAGCTCGAGACCGACCACGGCGGGCTGTTCCGGGCGCTTCTGGCACGGCGACGGCAGCATCCCCGCCGCAACGGCGAGGCGATCGGATCGCCGCTCGGCCGGCTGACGTCGTTCGTCGGCGGCTCGGAAGACCTGGTGCGCGGACTCGCCACGCGCCTCGGCGACGTCGTGCGGACGGGCGTGGACGTGCAGGCGGTGTCCAGGAACCCGCAGGGCTACACCATCGCCATCGAAGGCGACGCGCCGCTGCATGCCGATGCGGTCGTCCTGGCCAGCGGGTCGGCGACGACCGCCCGCATGGTGCGGGGCCTCGACGCGGGGCTGGCCGACACGCTCGCCGCGATCCCCAGCGCGACGATGGTGGTGGCGTGCGTGGGGTTCCGCGAGGACCAACTGCCGGCGCCGCTCGACGGCTTCGGCTACCTGGTGCCGCGCAGCGAGGGCATCAGGACGCTGGGCGTGTTGTGGGACTCGTCGGTGTACCCGGGCCGCGCCCCGCAGGGGCACGTGCTGATGCGCGCGATGCTCGGCGGCGCGACCGATCCCGGCGCGATCGACCTCGACGACCAGGCACTGCTCGACGTGGTGCGCGGCGACCTGCGCCGGATCATGCGCATCGAGGTCGCGCCGACGTTCGTCAAGGTGTTCCGGCACGCGCTCGGCATCCCGCAGTACACCGTCGGCCACCTCGCGCGGCTCGATGCGGCGGAGGCGCGGCTGGCCGCCCTGCCCGGTCTGCTGCTGGCCGGCAACGCCTATCGCGGCGTGGCCATCAACGCCTGCATCGCCGATGCAGCGGACGTGGCGTCGCGCGCCCTTGCGGTGTGCAGCGCGGTCCCCGCGCCCCTCGCTACCGTGTGA
- a CDS encoding PQQ-binding-like beta-propeller repeat protein — MVLSCMPRIHVARLLSLVLIGAVAPAAAQAPLRTAPTVAWAATAGFRDWGAVVKVGDLVIGANVNGRGGLYAVDDATGKVKWRVGTEHGSEAPVSDGRVVVMPWWQAEAIAAYAVTTGKPMWRVPFRFVRTNPIALADGLVIAQNGTDGSLHAFDVATGAERWTLKITTRFWACGAAPVIADGTIYVASGVQTPADAKKDYFLHAIDLQTGQERWRYNPQPEYPNAGTCLTAIVPVGDTIVATGDAYLYGIDRQTGRHKYRAEPRDHGRREPLFGLVSAGAYVFGMSRGQISAFDPRSGRVAWQLDGAFRDGFAAMAAADGVLYFQGFLPARDAARGEANGILHAIDVATREFLWDFTYRTEEPWSFHRVTPFDGGLYVDTYKVLLKLK, encoded by the coding sequence ATGGTTCTCTCGTGCATGCCGCGTATCCACGTCGCCCGCCTGTTGTCCCTCGTCCTGATCGGGGCCGTGGCGCCCGCAGCGGCGCAGGCGCCGCTGCGCACCGCCCCGACGGTCGCGTGGGCGGCGACGGCCGGCTTCCGTGACTGGGGAGCCGTCGTGAAGGTCGGCGACCTCGTGATCGGCGCCAACGTCAACGGCCGCGGCGGGCTGTACGCCGTCGACGACGCGACGGGCAAGGTGAAGTGGAGGGTCGGCACCGAGCATGGCTCGGAGGCGCCGGTCAGCGACGGCCGGGTGGTGGTGATGCCGTGGTGGCAGGCCGAGGCGATCGCCGCGTACGCGGTGACGACGGGCAAGCCGATGTGGCGCGTGCCGTTCCGGTTCGTGCGGACCAACCCGATCGCGCTCGCAGACGGCCTGGTGATCGCGCAGAACGGCACCGACGGATCGCTCCACGCGTTCGACGTCGCAACCGGCGCCGAGCGGTGGACGCTGAAGATCACGACCCGGTTCTGGGCCTGCGGCGCGGCGCCGGTGATTGCCGATGGCACGATCTACGTCGCCAGCGGCGTGCAGACGCCCGCCGACGCGAAGAAGGACTACTTCCTGCACGCGATCGACCTGCAGACAGGCCAGGAGCGTTGGCGCTACAACCCGCAACCGGAGTACCCCAACGCCGGCACGTGCCTCACCGCCATCGTCCCGGTGGGCGACACCATCGTGGCCACCGGCGACGCCTACCTCTATGGCATCGATCGACAGACCGGGCGGCACAAGTACCGGGCCGAGCCGCGCGACCACGGTCGCCGCGAGCCGTTGTTCGGTCTCGTGTCAGCTGGTGCCTACGTGTTCGGCATGAGTCGCGGGCAGATCTCGGCCTTCGACCCGCGCAGCGGCCGCGTCGCCTGGCAGCTCGACGGCGCCTTCCGCGACGGCTTCGCGGCCATGGCCGCTGCAGATGGCGTGCTCTATTTCCAGGGGTTCCTGCCGGCGCGCGACGCGGCGCGTGGCGAGGCCAACGGCATCCTGCACGCGATCGACGTGGCGACGCGTGAGTTCCTGTGGGACTTCACCTATCGGACCGAGGAGCCGTGGTCGTTCCACCGCGTGACGCCGTTCGACGGTGGCCTGTACGTGGACACGTACAAGGTGCTGCTCAAGCTGAAGTAG
- a CDS encoding sugar phosphate isomerase/epimerase encodes MQRRDFLSRAAALGAAAVPSLVSAQAPAPAAGAPPRPAPRPEPNPSPAGLPLTVRVGMTDWNLGKRGDITKIALARELGLDGIQVSLTFPTDGSPHLRQPETQLAFRRAALQHGVQICSLAIGNPGKSRLPFHTNPASAVLLVEAVEVARNIGTTNILLPILGDSHIDMTSQAQVDTFIAMMREVARYAEKAGVVIALEDWISAEDNLRLLDGIGSDFVGVYHDTRNLKRRGHNPYGEPAKLGKRIDQVHVKNGDRLMHEPEEIDWPRLAQEYVDIGYRGWYVLETGSPTGDFVADTKANIAYVRKTFRMPA; translated from the coding sequence ATGCAACGTCGCGACTTCCTCTCCCGTGCAGCCGCGCTCGGCGCGGCGGCCGTGCCATCACTCGTCTCCGCCCAGGCCCCGGCGCCCGCCGCCGGCGCGCCGCCGCGTCCGGCCCCGCGGCCCGAGCCCAATCCGTCGCCCGCCGGCCTGCCGCTCACGGTGCGTGTCGGCATGACCGACTGGAACCTCGGCAAGCGCGGGGACATCACCAAGATCGCGCTGGCGCGCGAACTGGGCCTCGATGGCATCCAGGTGAGCCTGACGTTCCCCACCGACGGCTCGCCGCACCTGCGGCAACCGGAGACGCAGCTGGCCTTCCGGCGCGCGGCGCTCCAGCACGGGGTGCAGATCTGCTCGCTGGCCATCGGCAATCCGGGCAAGTCGCGGCTGCCGTTCCACACCAATCCGGCCTCGGCGGTGCTGCTCGTGGAGGCCGTCGAGGTGGCGCGCAACATCGGGACCACCAACATCCTCCTGCCGATCCTCGGCGACAGCCACATCGACATGACCAGCCAGGCGCAGGTGGACACCTTCATCGCGATGATGCGTGAGGTGGCGCGCTACGCGGAGAAGGCCGGGGTCGTCATCGCGCTGGAGGACTGGATTTCGGCCGAGGACAACCTGCGGCTCCTCGACGGGATCGGGTCTGACTTCGTGGGCGTGTACCACGACACGCGCAACCTGAAGCGGCGCGGGCACAACCCGTACGGGGAGCCGGCGAAGCTCGGGAAGCGGATCGACCAGGTGCACGTGAAGAACGGCGACAGGTTGATGCACGAGCCCGAGGAGATCGACTGGCCGCGCCTCGCGCAGGAGTACGTCGACATCGGTTACCGGGGCTGGTACGTGCTGGAAACCGGATCGCCGACGGGGGACTTCGTGGCCGACACGAAGGCCAACATCGCCTACGTGCGCAAGACGTTCCGGATGCCGGCCTGA
- a CDS encoding TonB-dependent receptor domain-containing protein: MFRVVAWLRPIVGLLLLAVLGIAPHPVEAQAIYGTVTGQVIDDSGAAIPGATIALVNEATGLRLEAVSDETGAYTVRNVTAGPYTLRASLQGFKEYVQTGIPVTPGGIVRVEPKLEVGALTESVTVTTEAALLKTDKADVSVDLRPEEVVNLPLNQYRNYQALMNLVPGATPPALQNAQTDTPGRALTTNVNGTARNTNTTRIDGAASINVWLPHHAGYIAPAETIENVNISTNSFDAASGMTGGAAMSVATKSGTNQLRGSAFYFRNQDEFNARQGYFDPVKLDASTSIMGGTVGGPVVKNRLFYFGGWERNLQNQSRFDQFTVPTAKMRQGDFSEVLAFNPNFRIYDPRTGNLATGAGREVFPGAVIPADRISAISRQIQALYPAPNNAGTNNGLQNNYFAARSPEATRDNYDVKVNWNRTSAHQIWAKYSMMDASVQDLFYLPFEQAGGGDTQVYLGTVGNTWTLSPTLILDGNAGFNIMKHASQGPDYGTNYGTDVFGIPGLNQQGLTGNSATVPERHSGMPVFETGLGILGNNATWTPVVRDERSYTASVNLTKVAGRHEIRTGFDFVRLELTHWQPEIGNPRGALTFAGGYTGTPGYAGVGGWNSYAAFLLGEFGSYSKSVQFEEMTGRENQFGVYVSDRWQVNEKLTLNLGLRYENYPLFHRANRGLELLDFNTFNVALGGLGGNPTDLGLKTSNTLFAPRLGVAYRVNDDTVVRGGFGRTFNPMPWSRPIRDPYPLVIAYSGAGANGFVSAGNLATGIPGAPNPDIASGNVLLPRGVAMRSPNPNNIDRGTIDSWNVFVERRLPLDLAVSAGYVGTATRGGYADINQNYAESGGNAARQYFARANNANILDWGSFAIANYHSLQVALNRPFKNGLLLKGAYTWSKALNQVDDDGRAVVTWSQPSQFERNYAYAGYDRPHMLQLGFVYELPFAREASGVLPLLIKNWQINGIGSWLSGTPFSVGGDNGLLQQQGGFQSANVTGELKGGFGEAGPDEPWYDPSQFSQPGNAWGNSGRNAFRGPSNWNLDFSLFRAFPFGRYRLEFRAEAANVFNHAQWANPVTGLTDPNFMRIRTLARSPRTVQLGLRFQF; the protein is encoded by the coding sequence ATGTTCCGCGTCGTTGCCTGGCTGAGGCCCATCGTGGGCCTGCTGCTCCTGGCTGTCCTAGGCATCGCTCCCCATCCCGTCGAGGCACAGGCCATCTACGGCACCGTCACCGGGCAGGTGATCGACGACTCCGGGGCGGCGATTCCCGGCGCGACCATCGCGCTGGTCAACGAAGCCACAGGGCTGCGCCTCGAGGCCGTCAGCGACGAGACCGGCGCGTACACCGTGCGCAACGTCACGGCCGGGCCGTACACGCTGCGCGCCTCGCTCCAGGGCTTCAAGGAGTACGTGCAGACGGGCATCCCGGTGACGCCCGGCGGGATCGTCCGCGTCGAGCCCAAGCTCGAGGTGGGCGCGCTGACCGAGTCGGTGACCGTGACCACCGAGGCGGCGCTGCTCAAGACCGACAAGGCCGACGTCAGCGTCGACCTGCGTCCCGAGGAGGTGGTCAACCTCCCGTTGAACCAGTACCGCAACTACCAGGCGCTGATGAACCTGGTGCCGGGCGCGACACCGCCGGCGCTGCAGAACGCGCAGACCGACACGCCGGGCCGCGCGCTCACCACCAACGTCAACGGCACGGCGCGCAACACCAACACGACGCGCATCGACGGCGCCGCCTCGATCAACGTCTGGCTGCCGCACCACGCCGGCTACATCGCCCCCGCCGAGACGATCGAGAACGTCAACATCTCGACCAACAGCTTCGATGCGGCCTCGGGCATGACCGGCGGCGCGGCGATGTCGGTGGCCACCAAGTCGGGCACCAACCAGCTGCGTGGCTCGGCGTTCTACTTCCGCAACCAGGACGAGTTCAACGCGCGCCAGGGGTACTTCGATCCGGTCAAGCTCGATGCCAGCACCTCGATCATGGGCGGCACGGTCGGCGGCCCCGTGGTGAAGAACCGCCTGTTCTACTTCGGCGGCTGGGAGCGCAACCTCCAGAACCAGAGCCGCTTCGACCAGTTCACCGTGCCGACGGCGAAGATGCGGCAGGGCGACTTCAGCGAAGTGCTGGCGTTCAACCCGAACTTCCGCATCTACGATCCCAGGACCGGCAACCTCGCCACCGGCGCCGGCCGTGAGGTGTTCCCGGGAGCGGTGATCCCGGCCGACCGGATCAGCGCGATCTCGCGGCAGATCCAGGCACTGTACCCGGCGCCCAACAATGCGGGCACCAACAACGGCCTGCAGAACAACTACTTCGCCGCCCGATCCCCCGAGGCGACGCGCGACAACTACGACGTGAAGGTCAACTGGAACCGCACGTCCGCGCACCAGATCTGGGCCAAGTACTCGATGATGGACGCCTCGGTGCAGGATCTGTTCTACCTGCCCTTCGAGCAGGCCGGCGGCGGCGACACGCAGGTGTACCTCGGCACGGTCGGCAACACCTGGACGCTCAGCCCGACCCTCATCCTCGACGGCAACGCCGGCTTCAACATCATGAAGCACGCGTCGCAGGGGCCCGACTACGGCACCAACTACGGCACCGACGTGTTCGGCATCCCCGGGCTGAACCAGCAGGGCCTGACCGGCAACAGCGCCACGGTTCCCGAGCGCCACAGCGGCATGCCGGTCTTCGAGACGGGCCTCGGCATCCTCGGCAACAACGCCACGTGGACGCCCGTGGTGCGTGACGAACGCAGCTACACCGCGTCGGTCAACCTCACCAAGGTGGCCGGTCGCCACGAGATCCGCACCGGCTTCGACTTCGTGCGCCTCGAGCTGACGCACTGGCAGCCCGAGATCGGCAACCCGCGCGGCGCGCTGACCTTCGCCGGCGGCTACACCGGCACGCCGGGCTACGCCGGCGTCGGCGGCTGGAACTCGTACGCGGCGTTCCTGCTCGGCGAGTTCGGCAGCTACAGCAAGAGCGTCCAGTTCGAGGAGATGACGGGGCGCGAGAACCAGTTCGGCGTGTACGTGTCCGATCGCTGGCAGGTCAACGAGAAGCTGACGCTGAACCTCGGCCTGCGCTACGAGAACTACCCGCTGTTCCACCGCGCCAATCGCGGACTCGAACTGCTCGACTTCAACACGTTCAACGTCGCGCTCGGCGGCCTCGGCGGCAACCCGACCGACCTCGGCCTCAAGACCAGCAACACGCTGTTCGCGCCGCGCCTCGGCGTCGCCTATCGCGTCAACGACGACACCGTGGTGCGCGGCGGCTTCGGCCGGACGTTCAACCCGATGCCGTGGTCGCGCCCGATCCGCGACCCGTACCCGCTCGTGATCGCCTACAGCGGCGCCGGCGCCAACGGGTTCGTCTCGGCAGGGAACCTCGCCACGGGCATCCCCGGAGCGCCCAACCCCGACATCGCGAGCGGCAACGTGCTGCTGCCGCGCGGCGTCGCGATGCGCTCGCCCAACCCGAACAACATCGACCGCGGCACCATCGACTCCTGGAACGTGTTCGTCGAGCGTCGCTTGCCGCTCGACCTGGCGGTGAGCGCCGGCTACGTCGGCACGGCCACCCGCGGCGGCTACGCCGACATCAACCAGAACTACGCCGAGTCGGGCGGCAACGCAGCGCGCCAGTACTTCGCGCGTGCCAACAACGCCAACATCCTCGACTGGGGCTCGTTTGCGATCGCCAACTACCACTCGCTGCAGGTGGCGCTGAACCGTCCCTTCAAGAACGGCCTGCTCCTCAAGGGCGCCTACACCTGGAGCAAGGCGCTCAACCAGGTCGACGATGACGGCCGCGCGGTGGTGACCTGGAGCCAGCCGTCGCAGTTCGAGCGCAACTACGCCTACGCGGGCTACGACCGCCCGCACATGCTGCAGCTCGGCTTCGTCTACGAGCTGCCGTTCGCGCGCGAGGCCTCCGGCGTGCTGCCGCTCCTCATCAAGAACTGGCAGATCAACGGCATCGGCTCATGGCTGTCGGGCACGCCGTTCTCGGTCGGGGGCGACAACGGCCTGCTGCAGCAGCAGGGCGGCTTCCAGTCGGCCAACGTCACCGGCGAACTGAAGGGCGGCTTCGGCGAGGCCGGCCCCGACGAGCCCTGGTACGACCCGTCGCAGTTCAGCCAGCCGGGCAACGCGTGGGGCAACAGCGGGCGCAACGCGTTCCGCGGGCCGTCGAACTGGAACCTCGACTTCTCGCTCTTCCGGGCCTTCCCGTTCGGCCGCTACCGCCTCGAGTTCCGCGCCGAAGCCGCCAACGTCTTCAACCACGCGCAGTGGGCCAATCCGGTGACCGGGCTGACCGACCCCAACTTCATGCGCATCCGCACCCTGGCGCGCAGCCCGCGCACGGTGCAGCTGGGGCTCCGCTTCCAGTTCTAG
- a CDS encoding amidohydrolase family protein translates to MSRLPLPTAVACLALVLVSIGLASPSAQAPAAPGGFEAIRKIDVHAHVYEDIPAVTVMLARINLRLVNISNPGTDGFLDLMHRFNASLVQAHPREFSWASTFDLTTRDQPQYGARVAAALDESFAQGAVMVKIWKEVGLELKRPDGTFLLPDDPLLDPVYRHLADRRKPLLAHLAEPLEAWLPLDPGGAYHAYYSKNPQWHLYRKGGFPSHQALMDSRDHILVKHPGLVVIGAHLGSMEHDVDEVARRLDRYPNFHVEVSARTRSLARQSSAKVRAFFLKYQDRILYGTDQSWRPYRTPAVVPTDAERAAFAASLEAQYRRDWAYYAGTGPMEYGTTKTQALALPREVLEKFYWKNAERLIGVK, encoded by the coding sequence ATGTCGCGACTCCCGCTTCCCACCGCCGTTGCCTGCCTGGCCCTCGTCCTGGTGTCGATCGGGCTGGCGTCTCCGTCGGCTCAGGCTCCGGCGGCGCCCGGCGGTTTCGAAGCCATCCGCAAGATCGACGTGCATGCGCACGTCTACGAGGACATTCCGGCCGTCACGGTGATGCTGGCGCGCATCAACCTGCGCCTGGTCAACATCAGCAACCCGGGGACCGACGGGTTCCTCGACCTGATGCACCGCTTCAACGCCTCACTGGTGCAGGCGCACCCCCGCGAGTTCTCCTGGGCGTCGACCTTCGACCTCACCACGCGCGATCAGCCGCAGTACGGCGCGCGCGTCGCGGCCGCACTCGACGAGTCGTTCGCGCAGGGCGCGGTCATGGTGAAGATCTGGAAGGAGGTCGGGCTCGAGCTGAAGCGACCCGACGGGACGTTCCTCCTGCCGGACGACCCGCTGCTCGACCCCGTCTATCGCCATCTCGCCGACCGACGGAAGCCACTGCTCGCGCACCTGGCCGAGCCGCTCGAGGCGTGGCTGCCGCTCGATCCCGGCGGCGCGTATCACGCCTACTACTCGAAGAACCCCCAGTGGCATCTGTACCGGAAGGGCGGGTTCCCGAGCCACCAGGCCCTGATGGACTCGCGCGACCACATCCTGGTGAAGCACCCCGGGCTGGTCGTCATCGGTGCGCACCTCGGGTCGATGGAGCACGACGTGGACGAGGTCGCACGGCGGCTCGATCGCTATCCGAACTTCCACGTCGAGGTGTCGGCTCGGACGCGATCTCTGGCGCGCCAGTCGTCTGCCAAGGTGCGGGCATTCTTCCTGAAGTACCAGGACCGGATCCTCTACGGCACCGACCAGTCGTGGCGCCCCTACCGGACGCCGGCCGTCGTCCCGACCGACGCCGAGCGCGCCGCCTTTGCCGCCTCGCTCGAGGCGCAGTACCGGCGCGACTGGGCGTACTACGCAGGGACGGGGCCGATGGAGTACGGCACCACGAAGACCCAGGCGCTGGCGCTGCCGCGCGAGGTGCTGGAGAAGTTCTACTGGAAGAACGCCGAACGGTTGATTGGCGTGAAGTGA
- a CDS encoding lactate racemase domain-containing protein, translating into MIDAAQCPSAIAAPGTAVSVDEVAAVLARTCPVDEWRGQRVLAIVPDGTRTAPVGLVFRQLFDQLAGAVARIDVMIALGTHQPMSEEAICRRLDMTMEARQTRYRDVAFYNHEWDNPAALQRVGVLSAARIHELTDGAFDIDVPVEINRRVLDYDRIVIIGPVFPHEVVGFSGGNKYLFPGVSGPDILNFFHWLGAVVTNPMIIGSKWTPVRKVVDAAGALVPVPKACVCLVVRPDGSLAGIVGGTPEAAWTEASEVSRRTHIVYKDRPFHTVLSCVPPMYEDLWTGGKGMYKLEPVVADGGELIIYAPHISEVSVTHGRLLLEVGYHCRDYFRGQWDRFKGKPWGVLAHSTHVRGVGTYEDGVERCRITVTVASRIPEHICRQINLGYRDPATIDKEAFADREDEGVLLVRKAGEMLYRLSNPPEWARGS; encoded by the coding sequence GTGATCGACGCTGCCCAATGTCCGTCTGCCATCGCCGCGCCCGGCACGGCCGTCTCGGTCGATGAGGTCGCCGCCGTCCTGGCGCGCACCTGCCCGGTCGACGAGTGGCGCGGCCAGCGCGTGCTGGCCATCGTGCCCGACGGCACGCGAACGGCCCCGGTGGGCCTGGTCTTCCGTCAGCTCTTCGATCAACTCGCCGGCGCCGTCGCCCGCATCGACGTGATGATCGCCCTGGGCACCCACCAGCCGATGTCCGAGGAGGCCATCTGTCGTCGCCTCGACATGACGATGGAGGCGCGGCAGACGCGGTATCGCGACGTGGCGTTCTACAACCACGAGTGGGACAACCCCGCGGCGCTCCAGCGCGTCGGCGTGCTCTCGGCCGCGCGCATCCACGAGCTCACCGATGGCGCGTTCGACATCGACGTGCCCGTCGAGATCAACAGGCGCGTCCTCGACTACGACCGCATCGTCATCATCGGGCCGGTGTTCCCGCACGAGGTGGTCGGCTTCTCGGGCGGCAACAAGTACCTGTTTCCCGGCGTCAGCGGGCCCGACATCCTGAACTTCTTCCACTGGCTGGGCGCCGTGGTGACCAACCCGATGATCATCGGCAGCAAGTGGACGCCGGTGCGCAAGGTTGTCGATGCGGCTGGCGCGCTGGTGCCGGTGCCCAAGGCGTGCGTGTGCCTGGTGGTGCGGCCCGACGGCAGCCTCGCGGGCATCGTGGGCGGCACGCCCGAGGCCGCCTGGACCGAGGCCAGCGAGGTCTCGCGGCGGACACACATCGTCTACAAGGACCGCCCGTTCCACACGGTGCTGTCGTGCGTGCCGCCGATGTACGAGGACCTCTGGACCGGTGGCAAGGGCATGTACAAGCTCGAGCCCGTCGTCGCCGACGGCGGGGAGTTGATCATCTACGCCCCGCACATCTCGGAGGTGTCGGTCACGCACGGGCGCTTGCTGCTCGAGGTGGGCTATCACTGCCGGGACTACTTCCGCGGCCAGTGGGATCGATTCAAGGGCAAGCCCTGGGGCGTGCTCGCGCACTCGACGCACGTGCGCGGCGTGGGCACCTACGAGGACGGCGTCGAGCGCTGCCGCATCACGGTGACGGTGGCCAGCCGGATCCCCGAGCACATCTGCCGGCAGATCAACCTGGGCTACCGCGACCCGGCGACGATCGACAAGGAAGCCTTCGCCGATCGCGAGGATGAAGGCGTGCTGCTGGTGCGCAAGGCCGGCGAGATGCTCTACCGCCTCAGCAACCCGCCGGAGTGGGCGCGAGGGTCGTAG
- a CDS encoding GNAT family N-acetyltransferase, with translation MPFRSMTQADIDAGLRLCRLSRWNQTARDWARFLDGTSGRAIVATTADGHVTGSVATTRFRRWRDDAGVDFGARPPILVPDADVAWLSMVLVEPESRGQGLGTALLERGLASVADVPVVGLDATPLGRPLYEKLGFVEAGTLTRLERLSHAPVPAGSVTGVRPATPGDLAAIAVVDARATGLDRRALLAWLIEGAPDLAWVHEGPAGIDGVLLGRPGHQFTHLGPVVAPSTGVALGLLRSCLASAAPPAIVIDIVGGRASWRDGLEALGFTAQRPFTRMYRGDGRPVADPARLFAIVGPEFG, from the coding sequence ATGCCATTCAGATCCATGACCCAGGCCGACATCGACGCCGGCCTGCGCCTGTGCCGGCTGAGCCGGTGGAACCAGACCGCCCGTGACTGGGCCCGCTTCCTCGATGGCACCTCCGGTCGCGCGATCGTCGCGACGACCGCCGACGGCCATGTGACCGGCTCGGTGGCCACGACCCGATTCCGCAGGTGGCGGGACGATGCTGGCGTCGACTTCGGCGCCCGCCCGCCGATCCTCGTCCCGGATGCCGACGTCGCCTGGCTGTCGATGGTGCTGGTCGAGCCGGAGTCCCGCGGGCAGGGTCTCGGCACGGCGCTGCTCGAACGCGGCCTGGCCTCGGTGGCCGACGTGCCCGTCGTCGGCCTGGATGCGACGCCGCTCGGCCGTCCTCTTTACGAGAAGCTCGGCTTCGTCGAGGCGGGCACGCTCACGCGCCTCGAACGGCTGTCGCACGCGCCCGTGCCGGCCGGAAGCGTGACGGGCGTCCGGCCCGCGACGCCCGGCGACCTTGCCGCCATCGCCGTCGTCGACGCGAGGGCGACCGGGCTCGACAGGCGCGCCCTCCTCGCGTGGCTGATCGAAGGCGCCCCGGATCTGGCGTGGGTGCACGAAGGTCCGGCGGGCATCGACGGCGTGCTGCTGGGCCGACCCGGTCACCAGTTCACGCACCTCGGGCCGGTGGTGGCGCCATCGACGGGCGTGGCCCTCGGCCTGCTCCGCTCGTGCCTGGCATCAGCGGCTCCACCGGCGATCGTCATCGACATCGTCGGCGGCCGTGCCAGTTGGCGCGACGGGCTCGAGGCCCTGGGTTTTACCGCCCAGCGCCCGTTCACCCGCATGTACCGCGGCGATGGTCGTCCGGTGGCCGACCCTGCCCGACTCTTCGCGATCGTGGGACCGGAGTTCGGGTGA